A window of the Paenibacillus woosongensis genome harbors these coding sequences:
- a CDS encoding Blp family class II bacteriocin, which translates to MDSVMQLNGFSELSLHEMMAIDGGGDFSWSDLGKSVVGGAASGAIGGAASGALAGGVGAGPGALVGGAAGAVGGAAAYLLTFWW; encoded by the coding sequence ATGGATTCTGTTATGCAACTGAATGGCTTTAGCGAACTGTCTCTTCATGAAATGATGGCAATTGACGGCGGCGGTGATTTCAGCTGGAGCGATCTGGGGAAATCGGTAGTCGGCGGTGCGGCCAGTGGTGCCATCGGCGGCGCAGCTAGCGGAGCTTTGGCTGGCGGTGTCGGTGCTGGACCAGGAGCGCTCGTAGGCGGAGCCGCGGGAGCGGTTGGCGGAGCTGCAGCTTATCTTCTTACGTTCTGGTGGTAA
- a CDS encoding M48 family metalloprotease, giving the protein MIAAKIILSIIIYLFNAVIAIIISNLTIQRYKATGSKERALYLFGTIRFTHYIYYVVSMVAIIMLLASFLPKTKLNFVLITTLPFAYLMLSTILSQAIYHRVSRIVRDVGTSMRKELAMAAKSSILMYLPALVVLPLRFNWMKIELSGLWSCLFIFIGIAAYNLAYPYLLRITLSARPLRDERKKADIEGFLHKHEMKRVQVFEWPTTDSKVANALVCGLIYKQVFVASYLLENLSLDEVNAILAHEIGHIRRFHLWIKAVLFVAAIPLFLGLTSLMDQAEANGFHIPIPVGVVFILALLLGYLWFVSSYVSRKLERDADEYVLKMGIPAKVLIAALTKLAELNHSVLSIHRFIEKLQTHPSFEHRIQWIQSAAQRRYGTEERTIPK; this is encoded by the coding sequence ATGATTGCAGCAAAGATCATTTTATCCATCATCATTTATTTGTTTAATGCAGTGATTGCCATAATTATTAGCAATCTTACGATTCAGCGTTACAAGGCAACGGGATCCAAGGAACGGGCCTTGTATTTGTTCGGAACGATAAGATTCACTCATTACATATACTACGTAGTTTCGATGGTTGCGATCATCATGCTGCTGGCCAGCTTTTTGCCAAAGACGAAGCTAAATTTTGTTCTCATAACGACGCTGCCATTTGCCTATTTGATGCTCAGTACGATCCTGAGCCAGGCTATTTATCACCGGGTCAGCAGAATCGTTCGAGATGTCGGAACTTCCATGCGGAAGGAACTGGCGATGGCGGCCAAGTCCAGCATTCTAATGTACTTGCCAGCACTCGTTGTGCTGCCGCTCAGATTCAATTGGATGAAGATCGAGCTAAGCGGTCTATGGTCCTGTCTGTTCATATTCATCGGAATCGCGGCCTATAACCTTGCGTATCCTTATCTGCTTCGCATTACTTTATCGGCCAGGCCGCTGAGGGATGAGAGGAAGAAGGCGGATATCGAGGGGTTTTTGCACAAACATGAGATGAAGCGGGTACAGGTATTTGAATGGCCGACAACTGACAGCAAAGTAGCTAATGCGCTCGTCTGCGGCCTGATTTATAAGCAGGTGTTCGTAGCCAGCTATTTGCTGGAGAATCTTTCGTTAGATGAAGTAAATGCCATTCTTGCCCATGAGATCGGTCATATCAGAAGGTTCCATTTATGGATTAAAGCCGTTCTGTTCGTTGCGGCAATTCCTTTATTTTTAGGCCTGACGTCGTTGATGGATCAAGCAGAGGCTAATGGGTTTCACATACCCATACCTGTCGGGGTTGTTTTTATTTTGGCTCTGCTGCTGGGATATTTGTGGTTTGTGAGCTCGTACGTATCGAGAAAGCTGGAGAGGGATGCGGACGAATACGTGTTAAAGATGGGAATACCAGCGAAGGTATTGATTGCCGCACTAACCAAACTGGCCGAATTGAACCATTCCGTGTTATCGATTCACAGATTCATCGAGAAGCTGCAGACGCATCCTTCGTTCGAGCACCGGATTCAGTGGATTCAAAGTGCTGCACAGCGCCGCTATGGGACGGAAGAGCGGACGATTCCCAAATAA